In Thermococcus camini, a genomic segment contains:
- a CDS encoding ASCH domain-containing protein yields the protein MEHVIALHQVYAELIFRGLKTVELRKSRAFGEGDTVFLYVARGNPYELRDTLRRLGLHEEQTLTKRGTIAGGFEVGEVIRADLDTLWEMTKETSGLTLVHGENGKRWLGEYIKGYGYAFTIERPFLFREPMSREEMRERYGVQVEGIIHLSRKSRKEWVRDLIEDLLSREAVYL from the coding sequence ATGGAGCACGTGATAGCGCTCCACCAGGTCTATGCGGAGCTTATATTCCGGGGACTGAAAACGGTAGAGCTCAGGAAGAGCCGGGCGTTCGGGGAGGGGGACACAGTCTTTCTCTACGTGGCTAGGGGGAACCCATACGAGCTCAGAGATACGCTGAGAAGGCTCGGCCTCCACGAGGAGCAGACCCTGACAAAAAGGGGCACCATAGCGGGGGGCTTTGAGGTCGGAGAGGTCATAAGGGCAGACCTGGACACGCTGTGGGAGATGACGAAGGAAACCAGCGGTTTAACCCTGGTTCACGGGGAAAACGGAAAGCGCTGGCTTGGAGAGTACATCAAAGGGTACGGCTACGCCTTCACAATAGAGAGGCCGTTCCTCTTCAGGGAGCCCATGAGCAGGGAGGAGATGAGGGAGCGCTACGGAGTCCAGGTTGAGGGCATAATCCATCTCTCAAGAAAAAGCCGAAAGGAGTGGGTAAGGGATCTTATCGAGGACCTCCTGTCCAGGGAGGCGGTCTATCTCTAA
- a CDS encoding ZPR1 zinc finger domain-containing protein: MTEGEKPRVDVGEADDIQVISLGDCPICGGKGTLKAMQYIHEIPYFGKVMESTIFCEKCGYRNADVVMLEDRPPKLYSVKVEEEKDLFTRVVRSKSGTIELEEIGVKIEPGPAAEGFVSNVEGVLERVRETLLMAREFKKQDGDEEAVRRADEILEYINAVKEGKKPLTVRIMDPLGNSALVGEKVKSRLLTQEEIDSLSLGPYVTVEPEAGEDPEGSS; this comes from the coding sequence ATGACGGAAGGTGAGAAACCCAGGGTCGATGTGGGAGAGGCGGATGATATCCAGGTCATCTCTCTTGGGGACTGTCCGATCTGCGGCGGCAAGGGCACGCTCAAGGCCATGCAGTACATCCACGAGATACCATACTTCGGCAAAGTCATGGAGAGCACGATATTCTGTGAGAAATGTGGCTACAGGAACGCTGACGTTGTGATGCTGGAGGACAGGCCCCCGAAGCTCTACAGCGTAAAGGTTGAGGAGGAGAAGGACCTCTTCACCCGTGTTGTGAGAAGCAAGAGCGGGACGATAGAGCTGGAGGAAATCGGCGTCAAGATAGAGCCCGGCCCCGCGGCGGAGGGCTTCGTCAGCAACGTCGAGGGCGTTCTTGAGCGCGTTCGCGAGACCCTCCTCATGGCGAGGGAGTTCAAAAAGCAGGATGGCGACGAGGAAGCGGTGCGCAGGGCGGACGAAATCCTCGAGTACATCAACGCCGTTAAGGAGGGCAAAAAACCTCTGACGGTCAGGATAATGGATCCCCTCGGCAACAGCGCCCTCGTCGGTGAGAAGGTGAAGAGCCGCCTCCTGACGCAGGAGGAAATCGACAGCCTCAGCCTCGGCCCCTACGTCACGGTCGAGCCAGAGGCTGGAGAGGACCCCGAAGGCAGCTCTTAG